A window from Drosophila kikkawai strain 14028-0561.14 chromosome 2L, DkikHiC1v2, whole genome shotgun sequence encodes these proteins:
- the ppk13 gene encoding sodium channel protein Nach, with protein MRFGRIIEEYLENSTLHGARFIVDKDASWIERIFWLICLVASWYASWLLIKASLSAFENNAISFVVESSYRDWNTNFPAIIVCESKNMDRIQEVAEQLWGADHDFTLEEVLSEIAFFRGESYHTVHECSGEEVTASCFYSNFSYYAELVRSSCVDSISNCEWNNQPFECCKYFHRMETELGICYAINSLQAGNNKAPKLNMYSNRDSGPGALRMELHTEATVFILGNEEVPTLVTPKTDFLVVGPYISFVRYISKRDIENDEEIRQTSVQQRNCRFADENILDVHSHYSYSACTVQCRKDRQMELCNCSSHLSPNSPDWQLCNMDGLECLNRNYEDLSVIIAKWSKRRGRKGLVCDCLPSCTEVDITTVYDSKDNMAGQQNPVSRIEVGLIELPTERYKRNLVRGKLDLVVSIGGTTGLFVGASLLSFVEIFYYITIRPYSTYIHEKNRLKRLMLPKRFY; from the exons ATGAGATTTGGACGCATTATAGAGGAGTATTTGGAGAATTCCACTTTGCATGGAGCCAGGTTCATCGTGGACAAGGATGCCAGTTGGATAGAGCGCATCTTTTGGTTGATCTGCCTGGTGGCCTCTTGGTATGCCTCATGGCTGCTCATCAAGGCCTCACTGA GTGCCTTTGAGAACAATGCCATTAGCTTTGTGGTGGAGAGTTCGTATCGGGATTGGAATACCAATTTTCCAGCCATAATTGTTTGTGAATCAAAGAACATGGATAGGATTCAAGAAGTGGCTGAGCA aTTATGGGGCGCTGATCATGACTTCACCTTGGAGGAGGTCCTGAGCGAGATTGCCTTTTTCAGGGGGGAATCCTATCACACAGTTCATGAGTGCAGTGGCGAAGAGGTCACCGCCTCCTGTTTCTACTCCAACTTCTCGTACTACGCCGAGCTGGTCAGGAGCAGCTGCGTGGACTCCATCAGCAATTGCGAGTGGAATAATCAGCCCTTCGAGTGTTGCAAGTACTTTCATCGCATGGAAACGGAGCTGGGAATTTGCTATGCCATTAATTCTCTGCAAGCGGG gaaCAACAAGGCCCCCAAGTTGAACATGTACTCGAATAGGGACAGTGGTCCGGGGGCTTTGAGAATGGAATTGCATACGGAGGCTACG gtttttattttaggcAACGAAGAAGTACCCACATTAGTAACACCCAAAACAGATTTTCTGGTGGTTGGACCTTACATATCCTTTGT ACGCTACATCTCCAAGCGTGACATTGAGAACGACGAGGAGATCCGTCAGACGAGTGTTCAACAGCGGAACTGCCGCTTTGCCGATGAGAATATCCTGGATGTGCACAGTCACTACAGTTACAGTGCCTGCACCGTGCAGTGTCGCAAGGATCGGCAAATGGAGCTCTGCAACTGCTCCAGCCACCTGTCCCCCAACTCACCCGACTGGCAGCTTTGCAATATGGATGGCTTAGAGTGCCTCAACCGGAACTACGAGGATTTGTCGGTCATCATAGCCAAATGGTCGAAGCGCCGAGGTCGTAAGGGTCTTGTCTGCGACTGTCTGCCATCCTGCACGGAAGTGGACATCACCACGGTCTATGACAGCAAGGATAATATGGCGGGACAGCAAAATCCGGTGTCCAGGATCGAAGTGGGTCTCATTGAACTGCCCACGGAGCGATATAAAAGGAATTTGGTGCGAGGGAAACTGGATTTAGTTG TGTCTATTGGCGGCACCACTGGCCTTTTTGTGGGCGCCAGTCTACTCAGTTTTGTGGAAATCTTTTATTATATCACCATTCGTCCTTATAGCACTTATATCCATGAGAAAAATCGCTTGAAGCGTTTAATGTTACCTAAAAGATTTTATTAA